From Amycolatopsis sp. YIM 10, the proteins below share one genomic window:
- a CDS encoding 2Fe-2S iron-sulfur cluster-binding protein, translating to MTQPRFPPDLRGRPRSDRLLSTLSGVGVLYRRLSRMSGRRRPPVEAVDRDLPMVVDDAAVVADGVKSLRLRRIDGAPLPSWRPGAHIDLVLPSGRVRQYSLCDGDTRSYRIAVRRIEDGNGGSREVHEAVGLGTRVTVRGPRNAFPFVRTGAYQFIAGGIGITPILPMVRAAAAAGADWRLVYTGRDRASMPFADELSALDSNRVWIRPDTEYGIPASGAELLEQAPPEAHVYCCGPIPMITSVRTDVLAGGGGTVHFERFAEPPIVDGKPFRVELRRTGTTVEVPADRSALEMIRAVRPDVAYSCRQGFCGTCRVRVLGGAEDSMLICVGRAEGTVALDL from the coding sequence GTGACACAGCCGCGGTTCCCGCCCGACCTGCGCGGCCGCCCTCGCTCGGACCGGCTGCTGTCCACGCTGAGCGGGGTCGGGGTGCTGTACCGGCGGCTGAGCCGGATGAGCGGCAGGCGGCGTCCTCCGGTCGAGGCCGTCGACCGCGACCTGCCGATGGTGGTCGACGACGCCGCGGTGGTCGCCGACGGGGTGAAAAGCCTGCGGTTGCGCCGGATCGACGGTGCGCCACTGCCTTCGTGGCGGCCCGGCGCCCACATCGACCTGGTGCTGCCGTCCGGTCGCGTCCGGCAGTACTCCCTGTGCGACGGCGACACCCGGTCGTACCGCATCGCGGTGCGCCGGATCGAGGACGGGAACGGCGGTTCGCGCGAGGTGCACGAGGCGGTGGGCCTCGGCACCAGGGTCACCGTGCGCGGGCCGCGCAACGCGTTTCCGTTCGTCCGCACCGGTGCCTACCAGTTCATCGCCGGTGGCATCGGCATCACGCCGATCCTGCCGATGGTGCGCGCGGCCGCGGCGGCCGGCGCCGACTGGCGGTTGGTCTACACCGGCCGCGACCGCGCGTCCATGCCCTTCGCCGACGAACTGTCCGCACTGGACTCGAACCGGGTGTGGATCCGGCCGGACACCGAGTACGGGATTCCGGCCTCCGGCGCCGAACTGCTGGAGCAGGCCCCGCCGGAGGCGCACGTCTACTGCTGCGGCCCGATCCCGATGATCACCTCGGTGCGCACCGACGTGCTGGCGGGTGGGGGCGGTACCGTCCACTTCGAACGGTTCGCCGAACCGCCGATCGTGGACGGCAAGCCGTTCCGGGTGGAACTTCGGCGCACGGGGACCACGGTGGAGGTGCCCGCCGACCGGTCCGCGCTGGAGATGATCCGCGCGGTGCGCCCGGACGTCGCCTACTCCTGCCGCCAGGGTTTCTGCGGCACCTGCCGGGTGCGCGTGCTGGGCGGCGCCGAAGACAGCATGCTGATCTGCGTCGGGCGCGCGGAGGGCACGGTCGCGCTCGACCTCTAG
- a CDS encoding metal-dependent hydrolase, translating to MTTDDEQLVLRARDVHFDWSALPMHWIPAEPQSTHTINVLHLLLPEGERWFVELFKQAVPMIRDDRLRQDVLGFIGQEAMHAEAHSGVLDHFEAHGLDPRPYTRQMEWVFRRLLGDRDLTGKAREEWIVERVAIVAAIEHYTAFLGQWILDSAPLDRAGADPTMLDLLRWHGAEEVEHRAVAYDLYQHLDGRYLRRARTMALVTPVLAWLWVRGTRFLMAADPTLSEKASWRGFRSGARRGLVPSGRGLLREIRPYFRRSYHPSETGDTDQAVAYLASSPAALAAE from the coding sequence ATGACCACCGACGACGAGCAACTGGTGCTGCGGGCGCGTGACGTCCACTTCGACTGGTCCGCGCTGCCGATGCACTGGATCCCGGCCGAACCGCAGTCCACGCACACGATCAACGTGCTGCACCTGCTGCTGCCCGAGGGCGAGCGCTGGTTCGTCGAGCTGTTCAAGCAGGCCGTGCCGATGATCCGCGACGACCGGCTGCGCCAGGACGTGCTGGGCTTCATCGGCCAGGAAGCCATGCACGCTGAAGCGCACAGCGGTGTGCTCGACCACTTCGAGGCACACGGGCTCGACCCGCGGCCGTACACCCGCCAGATGGAATGGGTGTTCCGCCGCCTGCTCGGCGACCGCGACCTCACCGGCAAGGCCCGCGAGGAGTGGATCGTCGAACGGGTCGCGATCGTCGCCGCGATCGAGCACTACACCGCCTTCCTCGGCCAGTGGATCCTCGACTCGGCACCGCTGGACCGGGCCGGCGCCGACCCGACCATGCTGGACCTGCTGCGCTGGCACGGCGCCGAAGAGGTCGAGCACCGCGCCGTGGCCTACGACCTCTACCAGCACCTCGACGGCAGGTACCTGCGCCGCGCCCGCACGATGGCGCTGGTCACACCGGTGCTGGCGTGGCTGTGGGTGCGCGGCACCCGGTTCCTGATGGCTGCCGACCCGACGCTGTCCGAGAAGGCGAGCTGGCGCGGGTTCCGCAGCGGTGCCCGGCGCGGGCTGGTGCCGAGCGGACGCGGGCTGCTGCGGGAGATCCGGCCGTACTTCCGGCGCTCGTACCACCCGTCGGAGACCGGCGACACCGATCAGGCGGTGGCCTACCTGGCCAGTTCCCCGGCCGCGCTGGCGGCCGAGTGA
- a CDS encoding NAD(P)/FAD-dependent oxidoreductase → MGARFKVVIVGTGFSGLGQAIQLEKAGIRDYVILEKADEVGGTWRDNSYPGCACDVQSHMYSFSYEQNPDWTRSFSRQPEIFEYLKGVADKYRLRDRIRFGVEITGAHWDQDRGLWTVETRAGEEFVAQFLVAGVGGLHIPRIPELPGIERFQGRTWHSAQWDHGYDLTGKRVAVVGTGASAIQFVPRIAREVAKLDLFQRTPPWIMPKPDHAMPEWSKKLFRRVPGAQRAYRTALYWLLEVRAIGFNGHPAVMKAGEAVAKRHIAKQIPDRELRRKVTPDYTMGCKRVLISNDYYPALSRDNVDVVTDGIREVREHSIVDSAGVEHEVDAIIYGTGFHVTDALEYLNITGADGRDLAKEWATEGMRTHFGITVAGFPNLFFLLGPNTALGHNSVVFMIESQSRYVVDAIKLTDRHRAAALSVRERAQEQFQAEIQDKLVKGVWTQGGCKSWYLDAKGVNRTIWPGFTWRYWQRTRRVDPSHYELTGRS, encoded by the coding sequence ATGGGCGCGCGGTTCAAGGTGGTCATCGTCGGTACCGGCTTCTCGGGGCTGGGCCAGGCGATCCAGCTGGAGAAGGCGGGCATCCGGGACTACGTGATCCTGGAGAAGGCCGACGAGGTCGGCGGCACCTGGCGCGACAACTCCTACCCCGGGTGCGCCTGCGACGTGCAGTCCCACATGTACTCCTTCTCCTACGAGCAGAACCCCGACTGGACCCGCTCGTTCTCCCGTCAGCCGGAGATCTTCGAGTACCTCAAGGGCGTCGCCGACAAGTACCGCCTGCGCGACAGGATCCGCTTCGGCGTCGAGATCACCGGCGCGCACTGGGACCAGGACCGTGGCTTGTGGACGGTGGAAACCAGGGCTGGAGAAGAATTCGTCGCGCAGTTCCTCGTCGCCGGGGTCGGCGGCCTGCACATCCCGCGCATTCCCGAACTCCCCGGCATCGAACGCTTCCAGGGGCGCACCTGGCACTCCGCGCAGTGGGACCACGGCTACGACCTGACCGGCAAGCGCGTCGCCGTGGTCGGGACCGGGGCCAGCGCGATCCAGTTCGTGCCGCGCATCGCGCGTGAGGTCGCCAAGCTCGACCTCTTCCAGCGCACGCCCCCGTGGATCATGCCCAAGCCCGACCACGCCATGCCCGAATGGTCGAAGAAGCTGTTCCGCCGTGTCCCCGGCGCCCAGCGCGCCTACCGCACCGCGCTGTACTGGTTGCTCGAAGTGCGCGCGATCGGCTTCAACGGCCACCCGGCGGTGATGAAGGCCGGCGAAGCGGTGGCCAAGCGCCACATCGCCAAGCAGATCCCCGACCGCGAACTCCGGCGCAAGGTCACCCCGGACTACACCATGGGCTGCAAGCGCGTGCTCATCTCCAACGACTACTACCCCGCGCTCTCCCGCGACAACGTGGACGTGGTCACCGACGGCATCCGCGAGGTGCGCGAGCACTCCATTGTGGACAGCGCGGGCGTCGAGCACGAGGTCGACGCGATCATCTACGGCACCGGCTTCCACGTCACCGACGCGCTGGAGTACCTGAACATCACCGGCGCCGACGGGCGCGACCTGGCCAAGGAATGGGCCACCGAGGGTATGCGCACGCACTTCGGCATCACCGTGGCCGGGTTCCCGAACCTGTTCTTCCTGCTCGGCCCGAACACCGCGCTCGGCCACAACTCGGTGGTGTTCATGATCGAGTCGCAGTCCCGGTACGTGGTGGACGCGATCAAACTGACCGACCGTCACCGCGCCGCCGCGCTGTCCGTGCGCGAGCGGGCGCAGGAACAGTTCCAGGCGGAGATCCAGGACAAGCTGGTCAAGGGCGTGTGGACACAAGGCGGCTGCAAGAGCTGGTACCTCGACGCGAAGGGGGTGAACCGGACCATCTGGCCCGGCTTCACCTGGCGCTACTGGCAGCGCACCCGCCGCGTCGACCCGAGCCACTACGAGCTGACCGGGAGGTCGTGA
- a CDS encoding NAD(P)-dependent oxidoreductase, with translation MADERVLITGASGVVGTLMRPRLAKPGRILRLLDVRPPAPAEPGEAVEVLTGSVTDPEAMARACEGADALIHLGGHSRENSWEEILDVNINGTQIALAAAQAAGIKRVILASSNHSVGFRRNDEAGSDGLPADSSPRPDTYYGVGKAAMEALGSLYASRFGMDVICVRIGSCFETPIVLGPRGLTTWLSPDDGARLFEACLSAPSPGYRLIWGVSDNKRRLFSLDEAASLGYAPQDDAESYAAELADVPGPTGIAADHIGGPFCTAPLGEYNPL, from the coding sequence ATGGCAGACGAGCGCGTCCTGATCACGGGTGCGTCGGGGGTGGTCGGCACGCTGATGCGGCCGCGGCTGGCCAAGCCGGGCCGGATCCTGCGGTTGCTCGACGTGCGCCCGCCCGCTCCGGCGGAGCCGGGTGAGGCGGTCGAGGTGCTGACCGGATCGGTCACCGACCCCGAAGCGATGGCACGGGCCTGCGAAGGCGCCGACGCGCTGATCCACCTCGGCGGGCACAGCCGCGAGAACTCGTGGGAAGAGATCCTCGACGTCAACATCAACGGCACGCAGATCGCGCTGGCGGCCGCGCAGGCGGCGGGCATCAAACGGGTGATCCTGGCGTCGAGCAACCACTCGGTCGGCTTCCGGCGCAACGACGAAGCGGGCTCCGACGGCCTGCCCGCCGATTCGAGCCCGCGGCCGGACACGTACTACGGCGTCGGCAAGGCGGCGATGGAGGCACTGGGCAGTCTGTACGCGTCGCGGTTCGGCATGGACGTCATCTGCGTGCGGATCGGGTCGTGCTTCGAAACCCCGATCGTGCTGGGTCCGCGGGGCCTGACCACCTGGCTCTCCCCCGACGACGGCGCCCGTCTCTTCGAGGCGTGCCTTTCGGCGCCCTCCCCTGGTTATCGCTTGATCTGGGGCGTCTCGGACAACAAGCGTCGGCTGTTCTCGCTGGATGAGGCCGCTTCCTTGGGCTACGCCCCGCAGGACGATGCCGAGTCGTATGCCGCCGAACTGGCGGATGTGCCGGGACCAACGGGCATCGCGGCCGACCACATCGGCGGCCCGTTCTGCACGGCTCCGCTGGGCGAGTACAACCCGCTCTGA
- a CDS encoding IclR family transcriptional regulator: MAQPTAVSAGENNAEPAGVKSARRAIDLLETFAENDVWMSLSDLHTRTGFPRSSLHGLLRTLHEAGWLETDSSGTRYRLGVRALICGTAYLDRDPVVPFATEALEKVRERTGFTAHYARRNGTEVVYLETRESAKSIHLVSRVGRTLPAHATALGKVLLAELTHDEIDALLPNPLTALTPNTVTSLSELHRQFAETRERGYASEIEEGTPGIRCVAAVVPYRIPGTDALSCSMPVDQVTEAEARRAGELIAEITTELGQNLRRAGIR; encoded by the coding sequence ATGGCTCAGCCGACGGCTGTTTCAGCCGGTGAGAACAACGCCGAGCCGGCCGGCGTCAAATCCGCGCGCCGCGCGATCGACCTGCTGGAGACCTTCGCCGAGAACGACGTCTGGATGTCGCTCTCGGACCTGCACACCCGCACCGGGTTCCCGCGGTCCAGCCTGCACGGACTGCTGCGGACCCTGCACGAGGCCGGTTGGCTGGAGACCGATTCCAGTGGCACGCGCTACCGCCTCGGCGTGCGCGCGCTGATCTGCGGAACGGCTTACCTCGACCGGGACCCGGTGGTGCCCTTCGCCACCGAGGCACTGGAGAAGGTGCGTGAGCGCACCGGGTTCACCGCGCACTACGCGCGGCGCAACGGCACCGAGGTGGTGTACCTGGAGACGCGGGAGTCCGCGAAGTCCATCCACCTGGTCTCGCGGGTCGGCCGCACGCTGCCCGCCCACGCGACCGCGCTGGGCAAGGTGCTGCTCGCCGAACTCACCCACGACGAGATCGACGCGCTGCTGCCGAACCCGCTCACCGCGCTCACGCCGAACACGGTGACCTCGCTCAGCGAGCTGCACCGCCAGTTCGCCGAGACCCGCGAACGCGGTTACGCCTCGGAGATCGAAGAGGGCACGCCGGGCATCCGGTGCGTGGCCGCGGTGGTGCCGTACCGCATTCCCGGCACCGACGCGCTCAGCTGCTCGATGCCGGTCGACCAGGTCACCGAGGCCGAAGCGCGGCGGGCGGGCGAGCTGATCGCCGAGATCACCACCGAACTCGGGCAGAACCTGCGACGCGCCGGTATCCGCTGA
- a CDS encoding 5-dehydro-4-deoxyglucarate dehydratase, whose amino-acid sequence MAQPETALDGLLAFPLTPFTEDLQLDLDAFGDHVERHLEAGAGALFVACGTGEFSSLGPDEVRALLRRAREVVAGRVPIWVGAGGGATTARAGIAAAEAGGADGVLLLPPYLVTGPPAGLVDHVRYAIGDSGIPVIVYHRSPGVFTAGAAVELLELPTVAGLKDGFGDVDLMTRIVTGIRGADNPRGREFLFFNGLPTAEVSARAYAAVGVARYSSAVHCFAPEIAQAFHKALSTGDETTMDALLSGFYLPLVELRDETPGFAVSLVKAAARLRGEKVGTVRPPLREPNPEQLDRLERICAEGAAVLGRIGAAR is encoded by the coding sequence ATGGCTCAGCCCGAGACCGCTTTGGACGGTCTGCTCGCGTTCCCGCTCACCCCGTTCACCGAAGATCTCCAGCTCGACCTCGACGCCTTCGGTGACCACGTCGAGCGGCACCTGGAAGCGGGCGCGGGCGCGCTGTTCGTCGCGTGCGGCACGGGCGAGTTCAGCTCGCTGGGACCCGACGAGGTGCGGGCGCTGCTGCGTCGCGCGCGCGAGGTCGTGGCCGGGCGCGTGCCGATCTGGGTGGGCGCCGGCGGTGGCGCCACCACCGCGCGGGCCGGGATCGCGGCCGCCGAGGCCGGGGGTGCCGACGGTGTGCTGCTCCTGCCGCCGTACCTGGTCACCGGGCCGCCGGCGGGACTGGTCGACCACGTCCGCTACGCCATCGGCGACAGCGGGATCCCGGTGATCGTCTACCACCGCTCGCCGGGGGTGTTCACCGCGGGCGCGGCGGTCGAGCTGCTCGAACTGCCCACGGTGGCCGGGCTCAAGGACGGGTTCGGCGACGTCGACCTGATGACCCGGATCGTCACCGGCATCCGCGGCGCGGACAACCCGCGCGGGCGGGAGTTCCTGTTCTTCAACGGCTTGCCCACCGCCGAGGTCTCGGCGCGGGCGTACGCGGCGGTCGGCGTCGCCCGGTACTCGTCCGCGGTGCACTGCTTCGCCCCGGAGATCGCCCAAGCCTTCCACAAAGCACTGTCCACTGGGGACGAAACGACGATGGACGCGCTGCTGTCCGGGTTCTACCTGCCGCTGGTCGAACTCCGCGACGAGACGCCCGGCTTCGCGGTGTCGCTGGTCAAGGCCGCCGCCCGGTTGCGCGGGGAGAAGGTCGGCACCGTGCGCCCGCCGCTGCGGGAGCCGAACCCGGAGCAGCTCGACCGCCTCGAGCGCATCTGCGCCGAAGGTGCCGCGGTGCTCGGCCGGATCGGGGCAGCGCGATGA
- a CDS encoding aldehyde dehydrogenase (NADP(+)) has product MSAEFVAETEEAELDRVLEAAARVAPALAETTPAQRAGWLTAAADALDAAADELVVLAAEETNLPEAPRLRGELKRTTFQLRLFGQVLTDGAFLKATVDHADPDWPMGSRPDIRRVLTPIGPVLVFAASNFPFAFSTAGGDTASALAAGCPVVLKAHPGHPRLSDLTGRILLAALLAAGAPEGIFAVVHGRETGVTALKDPRVSAASFTGSVPGGRALFDIANARPVPIPFYGELGSVNPVVVTPGAVKARGEEIAKGYAASFTLGAGQFCTKPGLVFLPDEHGLDTALKSAVDGVAAQEMLNDRIAGGYAEGVAALRSADGVEVVSAPENAGSGFAPTLLSTSAENFAKGAEVLRHECFGPASLVITYSSQEELIGLLDGLEPGLTATLHAEESEVDDVRPLLAPLARIAGRVLYNDWPTGVTVSWAQQHGGPYPATTAPTTTSVGTAAIDRFLRPVAWQGFPDALLPPALREDNPWQLPRRTDGTPQIL; this is encoded by the coding sequence TTGTCTGCCGAATTTGTCGCTGAGACCGAAGAAGCCGAGCTGGACCGGGTGCTGGAAGCGGCCGCCCGCGTCGCGCCCGCGCTGGCCGAGACCACCCCGGCGCAGCGGGCCGGCTGGCTCACCGCGGCCGCCGACGCGCTGGACGCCGCGGCCGACGAGCTTGTCGTGCTGGCCGCCGAGGAGACCAACCTGCCCGAAGCGCCGCGCCTGCGTGGTGAGCTGAAGCGCACCACCTTCCAGCTGCGGTTGTTCGGCCAGGTGCTGACCGACGGCGCGTTCCTCAAGGCCACCGTCGACCACGCCGACCCGGACTGGCCGATGGGATCGCGCCCGGACATCCGCCGGGTGCTCACCCCGATCGGGCCGGTGCTGGTGTTCGCCGCCAGCAACTTCCCGTTCGCCTTCAGCACCGCGGGCGGGGACACCGCGTCGGCGCTGGCAGCCGGCTGCCCGGTGGTGCTCAAGGCGCACCCGGGCCACCCGCGCCTGTCCGACCTGACCGGGCGGATCCTGCTCGCCGCGCTGCTCGCGGCCGGTGCGCCCGAGGGCATCTTCGCGGTGGTCCACGGCCGCGAGACCGGGGTGACCGCGCTCAAGGACCCGCGCGTCTCGGCCGCGTCGTTCACCGGGTCGGTGCCCGGTGGCCGCGCGCTGTTCGACATCGCCAACGCCCGCCCGGTGCCGATCCCGTTCTACGGTGAGCTGGGCAGCGTCAACCCGGTGGTGGTCACCCCGGGCGCGGTGAAGGCACGCGGCGAGGAGATCGCCAAGGGCTACGCGGCCTCGTTCACCCTGGGCGCCGGTCAGTTCTGCACCAAGCCCGGCCTGGTGTTCCTGCCGGACGAGCACGGGCTGGACACCGCGCTGAAGTCCGCTGTGGACGGTGTCGCCGCGCAGGAGATGCTCAACGACCGCATCGCCGGCGGTTATGCCGAAGGCGTGGCCGCGCTGCGGTCCGCCGACGGGGTCGAGGTGGTCTCCGCCCCGGAGAACGCGGGTTCGGGCTTCGCGCCGACCCTGCTCAGCACCAGTGCGGAGAACTTCGCCAAGGGCGCCGAGGTGCTGCGGCACGAGTGCTTCGGCCCGGCCTCGCTGGTGATCACCTACTCCAGCCAGGAGGAGCTGATCGGCCTGCTGGACGGGCTCGAGCCGGGGCTGACCGCCACCCTGCACGCCGAAGAGTCCGAAGTGGACGACGTGCGCCCGCTGCTGGCTCCGCTGGCGCGGATCGCCGGGCGCGTGCTGTACAACGACTGGCCGACCGGGGTAACGGTGAGCTGGGCGCAGCAGCACGGCGGCCCGTACCCGGCCACCACCGCGCCGACCACCACCTCGGTCGGCACCGCTGCGATCGACCGCTTCCTGCGCCCGGTGGCCTGGCAGGGCTTCCCCGACGCGCTGCTGCCGCCCGCCCTGCGCGAGGACAACCCGTGGCAGCTGCCGCGGCGAACGGACGGTACGCCGCAGATCCTCTGA